From the genome of Mycoplasma sp. 1578d:
GATCCAATAAAATAATCTGGTTGTAATTGCTCTAAAAAATCTCCAATAGTAGCAAATTCTCTCGCTGTGGCAATTACAGTAATAATCTTTTTAGCTCTAAGTTGTCCAAACATTTCTTTTGTGTGTTGACTGAATTTAATATGAGCATTAGGCAGTAATGTTCCATCAACATCAAAAGCTGCTATTTTAATTTTTCCTTCTAGTGTCTTCATCTAAAACCTTTCATTAAATACTCTTTTAGGATAGTATTTATTATTTTTAACTTCTCCAATTGAAATGATTTGTGAATTTTTAACAATTAAATATTTTCCATTATCTTTTTTAATATCAAACTCATTTCCGTGTTTGAGCTTAGATTCTGCATGATTATCAATCTCAAAATACGGAAGATTGATGAGTTTTTCAAAGCTAATTTCCTTATATTGATTTTGAGTCAAATCATCTAAACTAATATTACCAATTTTGGTGCGTACTAGATTAGTCATTACACAAGTAGTACCTAATGCACTAGCAATATCCCTTAAAATTGAACGAACATATCCTCCTTGAGAAATTTTCATTTCAAAACGGGCCTTATAACTATCCTGATCAAAGGTAAGCAATTTTAAATAATGAATTTTAATTGGTTGGGGTTTAAGTTGAAATTGCTCATTTTTTCGAAGTAATTCATGGGCTCGTTTTCCATTGATTTTTTTAGCACTTAGTTGGGGTGGAATTTGTTCTTTTTGTTGAGAAACTTGTTCAATAACCGATTGTAATTGTTTAAGACTAAATTCCACTTTCCCAGTAAATTGTGGATTACAATTATAATTATCGAGTGATATGCTGGTATAAAAAAATTCGCACTCAGCAATGTATGTTTTTTCTTTATGGGTGATGTATTGTAAAAGTTTAGTATCTTCATGGCTAGCTAATAACATAAGCCCACTAGCCAGTGGATCTAATGTACCAGTATGCCCTATTTTTTTGGTTGATAATTCCCTTCCGATTTGACGAATTGCCTTATTCGAAAAAACGTTACAAGGTTTATGAAAAACAAAAAACATCACACCACCTTATTTGCTTTATTATTTTACTAAAATTTTATCTTTTTATTAATTTAAAAGCTGTTTTTTTATCTTCAAAAAATAGTATAATAAAAAATAATTATGGCACGAAAAGGTAAACCAATTATCATTTTTACTGGCCCAAGTGGAGTTGGAAAGGGAACTGTAGAAAGATTATTATTTGACTTTGAAGAACTAAATTTATATCTTTCTTGTTCTGCAACTACAAGAAAACCAAGAGAAGGTGAAATCAACGGAATTCACTATCATTTTATCAGCACTGAAGAATTTAGAGATAAAATCAAATCACGAAAATTCCTTGAATTTTCTTACCATTTCAATAATTACTACGGAACTTTATACTCAGAGTTAGATAAAATCCATGCAAAAAACCGTGTTCCAATGTTAGAAATTGAAACCAGAGGTGCTAAACAAGTTATTGAAAAACTTCTTGAATCTAATGAGCATAATTATAACCTCATTACTATTTTTCTTGCACCACCTTCAGTGGATGAACTTAAGAATCGAATTATTAATCGTGGTACTGAAACAGAAGAAGTGATTAAAGCACGTCTTGATAAAGCAACTGAAGAGATTAATGAATCAAGTATTTTTAAATATACAATTATTAATGATGTCCCTGAACGTGCCGCTGATGAGATCCGAACCATTTTACATAAAGAATTAGGAATTAATGAAAGTAGCAAGTAAATCAATCAAAGGAAATTATCGTTCAAAGAATGATGATCGTGTTGGTGTGTTTCAAAATGAATGAGCTACTTTAGCTATTCTTTGCGATGGAATTGGTGGTTATTCAGGTGGTGATATTGCTGCTAATATTGTTGTGTCTGAGTTTGGGATAAGCTTTCAAAAAAATTTTAAATTCACTGAATTTGCACAAATTGAGCACTGGGTTGATCAAACTGTGCTTGAATGTCGCAAGTTAATTAAAAAAGCTGCTCAACAAAATAAAATTACTCAAAATATGGGTACTACTTTAACTGGAGCAATTATTTTACCTCAGCAAGAAAAGATTTTGCTCTTTAATTCAGGCGATTCAAGAGTATATATTGTGACTCATACTAAAAACTTAATTCAAGCAACTAAAGATAATAATGTTGAAAACAAACTTATTCAAGAAGGTTATAAAGTTGAATTAGCTAAAGCTAATCCGCTCGCTTCGTATTTAACTTCAGCTGTTGGATTAAATATTAAAACCACAATTCATTTTGAAGAAATTGAAAGTGACATTTATCGTAAAATTGATAAACTACTTATTACTAGTGATGGAGTTCATTCGTTCTTATATAAAATAGAAATGGAACAAATTTTGAATACACAATTAGAACCAAAAGAGCAAATTAACCAATTAATCGAACGTGCTACTATTGCAGAATCCACTGATAATATGAGTGGAATTATCATCCATCTTGAAAGGCTCAATGCAGAATAAATACATATTAGAAAGCTCAAGGGTGTATCAAAAATACCAAATTGAAAAACTGATTGGTTCAGGTGGGGCCGGGTCAGTATTTTTAGTTTATTTAAAGGCTAATCCACAGATTAAATTTGCGTTGAAGTATTACAAAAACGCAATGGACACTAGTAATGCCATACGTTTTAAATATGAAGCTGATTTGCTTAAGAAAATCAAAAGCAAGGCAATTCCTAAGTTCGAAGAATTTTATCAAGATCAAGCCGAAATGTTTTATGTGATGGAATATATTCAAGGAGAAACCTTAAGTAATCTTTTAGCTAAAAAAGGGCGTTTAGATACCAGAAGAGCTATTAATTACATGAAACAAATTAACGAAGGAATTGGTGAATTGCATGCTTTTAATATCATCCATAGGGA
Proteins encoded in this window:
- the gmk gene encoding guanylate kinase; this encodes MARKGKPIIIFTGPSGVGKGTVERLLFDFEELNLYLSCSATTRKPREGEINGIHYHFISTEEFRDKIKSRKFLEFSYHFNNYYGTLYSELDKIHAKNRVPMLEIETRGAKQVIEKLLESNEHNYNLITIFLAPPSVDELKNRIINRGTETEEVIKARLDKATEEINESSIFKYTIINDVPERAADEIRTILHKELGINESSK
- the truB gene encoding tRNA pseudouridine(55) synthase TruB; amino-acid sequence: MFFVFHKPCNVFSNKAIRQIGRELSTKKIGHTGTLDPLASGLMLLASHEDTKLLQYITHKEKTYIAECEFFYTSISLDNYNCNPQFTGKVEFSLKQLQSVIEQVSQQKEQIPPQLSAKKINGKRAHELLRKNEQFQLKPQPIKIHYLKLLTFDQDSYKARFEMKISQGGYVRSILRDIASALGTTCVMTNLVRTKIGNISLDDLTQNQYKEISFEKLINLPYFEIDNHAESKLKHGNEFDIKKDNGKYLIVKNSQIISIGEVKNNKYYPKRVFNERF
- a CDS encoding PP2C family serine/threonine-protein phosphatase codes for the protein MKVASKSIKGNYRSKNDDRVGVFQNEWATLAILCDGIGGYSGGDIAANIVVSEFGISFQKNFKFTEFAQIEHWVDQTVLECRKLIKKAAQQNKITQNMGTTLTGAIILPQQEKILLFNSGDSRVYIVTHTKNLIQATKDNNVENKLIQEGYKVELAKANPLASYLTSAVGLNIKTTIHFEEIESDIYRKIDKLLITSDGVHSFLYKIEMEQILNTQLEPKEQINQLIERATIAESTDNMSGIIIHLERLNAE